One genomic window of Capricornis sumatraensis isolate serow.1 chromosome 15, serow.2, whole genome shotgun sequence includes the following:
- the SPATA2 gene encoding spermatogenesis-associated protein 2 encodes MGKPSSMDAKYKDDLFRKYVQFHEGQGDATPSSDESLRAAASTLLSLHKVDPFHRFRLIQFYEVVESSLRSLRSSSLRGLRCAFSVLETVGINLFLCPWKKEFRSIKTYTGPFVYYVKSTLLEEDIRAILSYMGYVPELGTAYRLKELVETLQVKMVSFELFLAKVECEQMLEIHSQVKDKGYTELDVVSERRGSAEDARGCAEALRRRAEAREPLSASMARVVLQKSASERAAKDYYKPRVTKPSRSVDTYDSSWESRKPPLKTSLSLRKEPAAAEPGDEFKDEIVRPPPSLLTVAGSPHGGADDLPAPAPSNGLGLLRGPYLPGPDDVDLYTDAEPRAAYRRQDALRPDVWLLRNDAHPGYHKRSPPAKESALSKCQNCGLACSAALCPRCDSLLACSPAAKPSAFPGKASGHDSLAHGAALREKYAGQTQGLERPPHLHSKSKPPAAAASRCGFCNRPGAANTCTQCSKVSCDTCLSAYHYDPCCKKSELHKFMPNNQLHYKSTQFSHLVYR; translated from the exons ATGGGGAAGCCCAGTTCAATGGATGCAAAATACAAGGATGACTTGTTCCGGAAGTATGTGCAGTTCCACGAGGGCCAAGGGGACGCCACCCCCAGCAGTGATGAGTCCCTGCGGGCGGCAGCCTCCACCCTGCTCAGCCTGCACAAGGTGGACCCCTTTCATCGATTCCGGCTGATCCAGTTCTATGAGGTGGTGGAGAGCTCCCTGCGCTCGCTCCGCTCCTCCAGCCTGCGGGGCCTGCGCTGCGCCTTTAGTGTGCTTGAGACGGTGGGCATCAACCTCTTCCTCTGCCCCTGGAAGAAGGAGTTCAGAAGCATCAAG ACCTACACCGGCCCCTTCGTGTACTACGTCAAGTCGACGTTACTGGAGGAGGACATCCGAGCCATCTTGAGCTACATGGGCTACGTGCCCGAGCTGGGGACCGCCTACAGGCTCAAAGAGCTGGTCGAGACGCTGCAAGTGAAGATGGTCTCCTTCGAACTTTTTCTGGCCAAGGTGGAGTGCGAGCAGATGCTGGAGATCCACTCGCAGGTCAAGGACAAGGGCTACACGGAGCTGGACGTGGTGAGCGAGCGCCGGGGCAGCGCGGAGGACGCGCGGGGGTGCGCAGAGGCCCTGCGGCGGCGCGCCGAGGCCCGCGAGCCGCTGTCGGCCTCGATGGCGCGCGTGGTGCTGCAGAAGTCGGCCAGCGAGCGGGCGGCCAAAGACTACTACAAGCCCCGCGTGACCAAGCCCTCGCGGTCGGTGGACACCTACGACAGCTCCTGGGAGAGCCGGAAGCCTCCCCTGAAGACCTCGCTGAGCCTGCGGAAGGAGCCGGCGGCCGCCGAGCCCGGGGACGAGTTCAAGGACGAGATCGTCCGCCCGCCGCCCTCGCTCCTGACGGTGGCCGGCTCCCCGCACGGCGGCGCCGACGACCTGCCGGCCCCCGCTCCCAGCAACGGGCTCGGCCTACTGCGCGGCCCCTACCTGCCTGGCCCGGACGACGTGGATCTGTACACGGACGCGGAGCCCCGGGCTGCCTACCGGAGGCAGGACGCCCTGCGGCCCGACGTCTGGCTGCTGAGAAACGACGCCCACCCCGGCTACCACAAGCGCTCGCCCCCCGCCAAAGAGTCCGCCCTCTCCAAGTGCCAGAACTGCGGCCTGGCCTGCAGCGCCGCCCTCTGCCCGCGCTGCGACAGCCTGCTGGCCTGCTCCCCGGCCGCCAAGCCCAGCGCCTTCCCCGGCAAAGCCTCCGGCCACGACAGCCTGGCCCACGGGGCCGCCCTGCGGGAGAAGTACGCGGGCCAGACTCAGGGCCTCGAGCGGCCACCGCACCTCCACTCCAAGTCCAAGCCacctgccgccgccgcctcccgctGTGGCTTCTGCAACCGCCCGGGGGCCGCCAACACCTGCACCCAGTGTTCCAAAGTCTCCTGCGACACCTGCCTCAGCGCCTACCATTACGACCCCTGCTGCAAAAAGAGCGAGCTGCACAAGTTCATGCCCAACAACCAGCTGCACTACAAGTCCACCCAGTTCTCCCATCTCGTGTACAGATAG